The following coding sequences lie in one Liolophura sinensis isolate JHLJ2023 chromosome 4, CUHK_Ljap_v2, whole genome shotgun sequence genomic window:
- the LOC135464433 gene encoding large ribosomal subunit protein uL10m-like: MAAFRKGPLFQTTWMCVRHRGKVNIQRPRPGPWERRILEAMTVPIVLRDMDILKTDSQKCAEWREKNKKKIAEANPWEEFLVARCKEMFDQHKMVAVFQALPSKMEEKKAVHNKLMKQGLRLQHFPNEVMLQAIKNTKFVNLSPLLIGENLFVIGEEPNLPGMMKITRKVTHMALLGALVENRILSREEVTHYSTLPDLPMVRGQLASLLNSAASKTHRLLGSQQLRLSTNLEQYIKQRTEDGSSGSCPENS; the protein is encoded by the exons ATGGCGGCCTTCAGAAAAG GCCCCCTGTTCCAGACAACATGGATGTGTGTTCGTCACCGGGGTAAAGTCAACATCCAGAGGCCCAGACCTGGACCATGGGAACGACGGATTCTAGAGGCTATGACAGTGCCGATTGTTCTGCGCGACATGGATATACTGAAAACAGACTCACAAAAATGTGCGGAGTggagggaaaaaaacaaaaagaaaattgcaGAG GCAAATCCTTGGGAGGAGTTTCTTGTGGCTCGTTGTAAGGAAATGTTTGACCAGCACAAGATGGTGGCAGTGTTCCAGGCTCTACCCTCCAAAATGGAGGAGAAAAAAGCAGTACATAACAAGTTAATGAAGCAAGGACTACGTTTACAGCATTTCCCTAACGAAGTCATGCT GCAGgcaataaaaaacacaaaattcgTCAATCTCTCACCACTCCTGATTGGAGAAAACCTGTTTGTCATTGGGGAGGAGCCAAATCTGCCCGGCATGATGAAAATAACACGGAAAGTTACCCACATGGCCTTGTTAG GTGCTCTTGTGGAGAATCGTATCCTGTCACGTGAGGAAGTCACTCATTACTCCACCTTACCCGATCTCCCAATGGTCCGTGGACAACTGGCTAGTCTGCTGAACTCTGCTGCATCAAAAACACACAGACTGTTAGGGTCCCAACAGTTAAGACTCTCAACAAACTTGGAACAATACATTAAACAGAGAACAGAGGATGGTAGCAGTGGTTCTTGTCCAGAAAACAGCTGA